From Marivirga harenae, one genomic window encodes:
- a CDS encoding M20/M25/M40 family metallo-hydrolase, with protein MKNTKNTIKLLLLSLPIFLFISCETKTEKDENVLASINTEVKENSKAYVNLEKMTSEIGHRLTGSKNGAEAEEYTYNLFKSYGFEDVEYHEFEVEAWARDSVSLEVNDNEVAEVVSLGHSPVSADIEHEVIDVNNGLRADFDSLKDEVKGKIALVYIGILDGSPEGLKNIHRSEKTALAIEYGAKGIIITNQVPGGVLLTGTASVTGSLIDIPAICISYEKGMELKKQLAEGEIINAHIQMSNKSEVIKSRNVIATLAGTEKTDENIILGGHLDSWDLSTGAIDNGIGIAAILDIARTYKILDLQPKRNIKFVMFMGEEQGLLGSKEMVKMLADKGELGEVAYMMNIDMSGNPKGFNAAGRNEMMPIFDAIGQKIQAVDSSYENTNANKAGLHSDHQSFMMEGVPVVGLVGNLERKVYSYYHSNGDDFSLVNEEHLKNTVRFGGMFLWELANADKIPAKKLDFQETRQFLIEQGLKDELELGNEWKWGE; from the coding sequence ATGAAAAATACAAAGAATACTATTAAACTACTACTACTAAGCCTACCAATTTTCCTGTTTATATCATGCGAAACTAAGACAGAGAAAGACGAGAATGTTTTGGCATCTATTAATACTGAAGTAAAAGAAAACAGTAAAGCATATGTCAATTTGGAGAAGATGACTTCCGAAATTGGGCATCGTCTTACGGGATCCAAGAACGGTGCCGAGGCAGAAGAGTATACTTATAATCTTTTTAAGTCATATGGTTTTGAAGACGTAGAATATCATGAATTTGAAGTGGAAGCGTGGGCTCGTGACTCAGTGAGTCTTGAAGTTAACGATAATGAGGTAGCTGAAGTTGTTTCTTTAGGGCATTCACCTGTTTCAGCAGATATTGAACATGAAGTTATTGATGTTAATAACGGACTTAGAGCTGATTTTGATAGCTTAAAAGATGAGGTGAAAGGTAAGATTGCCTTAGTTTATATTGGGATTTTGGATGGAAGTCCAGAAGGCTTAAAAAACATTCATCGGTCGGAGAAAACAGCATTAGCGATAGAATATGGCGCCAAGGGGATCATCATAACAAACCAGGTTCCTGGCGGAGTACTACTGACAGGTACGGCATCCGTTACTGGCAGTTTGATTGATATTCCAGCCATTTGCATTAGTTATGAAAAAGGTATGGAGCTAAAAAAGCAATTAGCGGAAGGAGAAATAATCAATGCTCACATTCAAATGAGTAATAAAAGTGAGGTTATAAAATCCAGAAATGTAATCGCAACTTTAGCAGGAACAGAAAAGACAGATGAAAATATTATTTTAGGAGGTCATTTAGATAGTTGGGATCTTTCGACAGGGGCCATTGATAATGGAATTGGCATTGCTGCTATATTGGATATAGCTAGAACGTACAAGATACTTGATTTGCAACCAAAGAGAAACATTAAGTTTGTAATGTTTATGGGTGAAGAGCAAGGCTTGCTAGGGTCCAAAGAAATGGTAAAAATGTTGGCTGACAAAGGCGAATTGGGAGAGGTAGCATACATGATGAATATTGATATGAGCGGAAACCCGAAAGGATTTAATGCGGCAGGTAGAAATGAAATGATGCCGATTTTTGATGCAATTGGACAAAAAATACAAGCTGTGGACTCTAGCTATGAAAATACAAATGCCAATAAGGCTGGATTGCATAGTGATCACCAATCATTTATGATGGAAGGAGTTCCTGTTGTTGGTTTGGTTGGGAACTTAGAAAGGAAAGTATATAGTTATTATCATTCAAATGGTGATGATTTTTCTCTAGTAAATGAAGAACATCTTAAGAATACTGTTCGTTTCGGAGGTATGTTTTTGTGGGAATTAGCTAATGCTGATAAAATACCAGCAAAGAAATTAGACTTCCAGGAGACCCGACAGTTTTTAATTGAGCAGGGACTGAAAGATGAATTGGAATTAGGAAACGAATGGAAATGGGGAGAATGA
- a CDS encoding nucleoside deaminase, which yields MNTQFWMKMAIDLAKESKTPFGAIIVDPEGQHVSGYNTTIHDGAVAHAEINAINKLKQLDHDRAEELMIITTVEPCPMCMSAIIWAGIGEVIYGCDIPTASKYGKQINIRAKQIAAEAWFGPIISGGILAEECEDLFKK from the coding sequence ATGAATACTCAATTTTGGATGAAAATGGCAATTGATTTAGCCAAAGAAAGTAAAACTCCTTTTGGAGCTATAATAGTAGACCCAGAAGGTCAACACGTCAGTGGATACAATACCACTATTCATGATGGAGCAGTGGCTCATGCAGAAATAAATGCCATTAATAAACTAAAACAATTGGATCATGATAGAGCAGAAGAATTGATGATAATCACCACTGTAGAACCTTGCCCGATGTGTATGTCAGCCATCATTTGGGCAGGGATTGGTGAAGTAATCTACGGTTGTGACATCCCTACGGCCTCGAAATATGGGAAACAAATTAATATTAGAGCAAAACAAATAGCAGCAGAAGCCTGGTTTGGACCCATTATAAGTGGTGGTATTTTAGCAGAAGAATGTGAGGATCTTTTTAAAAAATAA
- a CDS encoding YheT family hydrolase has translation MPIIKNTHYKPPFYLFNQHLETIVPSAIRKVKGVKYERERIETQDGDFLDIDWVKNNNSRLIIASHGLEGSSDRPYIQGIAKLFSQNNWDVLAWNCRSCSGEMNRKKFLYHHGFTQDVEEVVSRAIANGYKEIVLIGFSMGGSLTLKYVGENGQDLYPQIKGAMAVSVPCNLSSSSKMLALKKNKFYQNRFMRKLDIKLRQKNEQYPGLLEIRHWKSFRDFHDFDTHYSAKIFGYQDAQDFYDSVQCLPHLMNIKVPTLILNALNDPMLTGDCYPESQAEANQNILLELTTHGGHVGFLQMGKVYTYAEERALTFFNETLRVYQ, from the coding sequence ATGCCAATAATCAAGAACACCCATTATAAACCCCCATTTTACCTTTTCAATCAGCATTTAGAAACAATAGTTCCTAGTGCCATCAGAAAAGTAAAAGGAGTAAAATACGAGAGAGAAAGGATAGAGACTCAGGATGGCGATTTTTTGGACATTGATTGGGTTAAGAATAATAATTCTCGTTTAATTATTGCTTCTCATGGATTAGAAGGAAGTTCAGATAGACCCTATATCCAGGGGATTGCAAAACTGTTTTCTCAAAATAATTGGGATGTATTGGCATGGAATTGTAGAAGTTGCAGTGGCGAAATGAATCGTAAAAAGTTTCTGTATCACCATGGATTCACCCAAGATGTAGAAGAAGTGGTGAGTAGAGCAATAGCAAATGGCTACAAGGAAATTGTACTCATAGGATTTAGTATGGGTGGTAGTTTGACTTTAAAGTATGTAGGCGAAAACGGCCAGGATTTATATCCTCAAATTAAAGGGGCTATGGCAGTGAGTGTTCCTTGTAATTTATCAAGTAGCTCAAAAATGCTTGCTCTGAAGAAAAATAAGTTCTATCAAAATCGATTTATGAGGAAGTTAGATATTAAGTTAAGACAAAAAAATGAACAATACCCTGGCTTACTAGAGATTAGGCATTGGAAGTCATTCAGAGATTTTCATGATTTTGACACTCACTATTCTGCAAAAATATTTGGATACCAAGATGCACAAGATTTTTATGATAGCGTGCAGTGTCTTCCGCATTTGATGAATATAAAAGTTCCTACTTTAATCTTAAACGCTTTAAATGATCCAATGCTAACTGGTGATTGTTATCCAGAATCACAGGCAGAAGCAAACCAAAACATTTTACTGGAGCTAACCACTCACGGAGGTCATGTTGGCTTTCTACAAATGGGAAAAGTTTATACCTATGCTGAGGAAAGAGCATTGACATTTTTTAATGAAACTTTGAGGGTATATCAATGA
- a CDS encoding molecular chaperone DnaJ produces the protein MKYFFSILIFSFLFNFENSVAQNQKESLNFYYENAQSAMETGDYETANTQFRKILKLGVKLPSEMPYLFAKTLFEVGQYQNSQSFLDKYFEIMGKAGTYYDNAEELKKLLALQLNKSLSCQYCDLSGYRLETCVTCNGEKQLLKKCDYCEAKGKVGCTACSGDGVLIQLGAMGNRSYKTCHQCNGEGINICPVCEGDKELYTYCPNCLGSGSTSTEKICNHTEHN, from the coding sequence ATGAAGTATTTTTTTTCTATTCTAATTTTCTCTTTCCTATTTAATTTCGAGAATTCAGTAGCTCAAAATCAAAAAGAATCATTAAATTTTTACTATGAAAATGCTCAAAGTGCCATGGAAACTGGTGATTATGAGACCGCAAACACCCAATTCAGAAAAATTCTAAAATTAGGAGTCAAGCTTCCTTCTGAAATGCCTTATTTATTTGCAAAAACTTTATTTGAAGTAGGTCAATATCAAAATAGTCAAAGCTTTTTGGATAAGTATTTTGAAATAATGGGTAAAGCTGGTACCTATTATGACAATGCAGAAGAACTAAAAAAGCTATTGGCACTTCAACTCAATAAAAGTCTTTCATGTCAATATTGTGATTTGAGTGGCTACAGACTGGAAACTTGTGTAACCTGCAATGGTGAAAAACAATTGCTAAAAAAATGTGATTATTGTGAAGCAAAAGGAAAAGTTGGATGTACTGCCTGCAGTGGAGATGGTGTTTTAATTCAACTGGGTGCTATGGGAAATAGGAGTTATAAAACATGCCATCAATGTAACGGTGAAGGTATTAATATATGCCCAGTTTGCGAGGGTGACAAAGAGCTTTACACTTATTGTCCCAATTGCTTGGGTAGTGGTAGCACCAGCACTGAAAAAATTTGTAATCATACCGAGCATAATTAG
- a CDS encoding START-like domain-containing protein: MGLKKFTGDFEINASKKMLYPYISTASGLSQWFADDVNINEDKEYNFIYDDEDHPAIMAGHRVNQFVKFEFPEEGEEDDPAFIEIHLDENELTQSMYMKVVDYSDFEDEQEQYEVWEGLINNLKEIVGG, encoded by the coding sequence ATGGGACTGAAAAAATTTACCGGAGACTTCGAAATAAATGCCTCAAAAAAAATGCTGTATCCATATATTAGTACAGCAAGCGGCTTGTCACAATGGTTTGCTGATGATGTAAATATTAATGAGGACAAGGAGTATAATTTTATATATGATGATGAAGATCATCCGGCAATAATGGCTGGGCATAGGGTGAATCAATTTGTTAAGTTTGAGTTTCCTGAAGAAGGTGAAGAGGATGATCCGGCTTTTATAGAAATTCATTTAGATGAAAATGAGCTGACTCAATCCATGTACATGAAAGTTGTTGACTATTCTGATTTCGAGGATGAACAGGAGCAATATGAAGTATGGGAAGGTTTAATAAACAACTTAAAGGAAATAGTAGGGGGTTAA